The Streptomyces sp. Mut1 genome window below encodes:
- a CDS encoding NADH-quinone oxidoreductase subunit M, with protein MSFPLLTATAALPAIGAIATAAVPAARRTTAKWLALVFSLATLVLAGIALARFEPGGDRFQLTESHAWIKDFGVRYELGVDGIGVALMALTALLIPFVILAGWHDADPLETQSSRWRPTQGFFALILMVEAMVILSFEATDVFLFYILFEAMLIPMYFLIGGFGDRAHAGSDENAAAQRSYAAVKFLLYNLVGGLIMLAAVIGLYVVAGSFSLSEIAEARANGSFTMATSTERWLFLGFFFAFAVKAPLWPLHTWLPNAMGEATSPVAVLLTAVVDKVGTFAMLRFCLQLFPEASKWATPVILVLALISIVYGALLAVGQRDIKRLIAYASISHFGFIVLGIFAMTSQGQSGATLYMVNHGISTAALMLVAGFLITRRGSRLISDYGGVQKVAPVLAGTFLIGGLATLSLPGLAPFVSEFLVLVGAFAAYPVVGIIATTGIVLAAIYVLVLYQRTMTGPVKAEVQGMADLKVRELAVVVPLIALLLFLGVYPKPLTDIVNPAVRHTMSDVQKKDPQPEVEAAK; from the coding sequence ATGTCCTTTCCTCTCCTGACAGCGACGGCGGCGCTCCCGGCCATCGGCGCGATCGCCACCGCCGCCGTCCCGGCGGCCAGGCGCACCACCGCGAAATGGCTGGCGCTGGTCTTCTCGCTGGCCACGCTCGTGCTCGCGGGCATCGCGCTCGCCCGCTTCGAGCCCGGCGGCGACCGCTTCCAGCTCACCGAATCGCACGCCTGGATCAAGGACTTCGGCGTGCGCTACGAGCTGGGCGTGGACGGCATCGGGGTGGCGCTCATGGCGCTCACCGCGCTGCTGATCCCCTTCGTCATCCTGGCCGGCTGGCACGACGCCGATCCCCTGGAAACACAGTCCTCCCGCTGGCGCCCCACCCAGGGCTTCTTCGCCCTGATCCTGATGGTCGAAGCGATGGTGATCCTCTCCTTCGAGGCCACCGACGTCTTCCTCTTCTACATCCTGTTCGAAGCCATGCTCATCCCGATGTACTTCCTCATCGGCGGCTTCGGGGACCGGGCCCACGCCGGGAGCGACGAGAACGCGGCGGCGCAACGCTCGTACGCCGCGGTCAAGTTCCTCCTCTACAACCTGGTCGGCGGCCTCATCATGCTGGCCGCGGTCATCGGGCTCTACGTGGTCGCGGGCTCGTTCTCGCTCTCCGAGATCGCCGAGGCCCGCGCCAACGGCTCGTTCACCATGGCGACCAGCACCGAGCGGTGGCTGTTCCTCGGGTTCTTCTTCGCCTTCGCGGTGAAGGCCCCGCTGTGGCCGCTGCACACCTGGCTGCCCAACGCCATGGGCGAGGCGACCTCCCCGGTCGCCGTGCTGCTCACCGCGGTCGTCGACAAGGTCGGCACCTTCGCGATGCTCCGCTTCTGCCTCCAGCTCTTCCCGGAGGCCAGCAAGTGGGCGACGCCGGTGATCCTGGTCCTGGCGCTGATCAGCATCGTCTACGGGGCGCTGCTCGCGGTCGGCCAGCGCGACATCAAGCGGCTGATCGCCTACGCGTCCATCTCGCACTTCGGCTTCATCGTGCTGGGCATCTTCGCGATGACCAGCCAGGGCCAGTCGGGCGCGACGCTGTACATGGTCAACCACGGCATCTCGACGGCCGCGCTGATGCTGGTGGCGGGCTTCCTGATCACCCGGCGCGGCTCGCGGCTCATCTCCGACTACGGCGGAGTGCAGAAGGTGGCCCCGGTCCTGGCCGGCACCTTCCTGATCGGCGGCCTGGCCACGCTGTCGCTGCCGGGGCTCGCCCCGTTCGTCAGCGAGTTCCTGGTCCTGGTCGGCGCGTTCGCGGCGTATCCGGTGGTCGGCATCATCGCCACCACCGGCATCGTGCTCGCCGCGATCTACGTCCTGGTCCTCTACCAGCGGACCATGACCGGGCCGGTCAAGGCGGAGGTGCAGGGCATGGCGGACCTCAAGGTCCGTGAGCTCGCGGTGGTCGTCCCGCTCATCGCGCTCCTGCTCTTCCTGGGTGTCTACCCGAAGCCGCTGACGGACATCGTCAATCCGGCGGTGCGGCACACCATGTCGGACGTACAGAAGAAGGACCCCCAGCCCGAGGTGGAGGCCGCCAAGTGA